In one Trichlorobacter lovleyi SZ genomic region, the following are encoded:
- the hpnK gene encoding hopanoid biosynthesis-associated protein HpnK has translation MRKLIVNADDFGLSSGVNRAVEQAWQQGILTQASLMPGGAAFDEAVAIAKRNPGLQIGLHLTLVQGRPVLPPEMIPGLVAANGCFPDNPVAVGMKLFFDPTIRMQLRCEIEAQILKIKETGLPLSHIDGHLNIQMHPTVFTLLTELMPLHGITSFRITRERLLENLRIDGSRLLGKTIERGIFGSLAHYAENTFKRQEIETAVEVKGVLNSGCMTEAYLLAILDRLQPGTSEIYFHPGCLPDAEISRRMPDYKHAEELAALLSPKVRERLQQLEIALTNYRGETKPYV, from the coding sequence TTGCGAAAGCTGATTGTCAATGCCGATGACTTCGGGCTCTCCTCCGGCGTCAACCGGGCCGTGGAACAGGCCTGGCAGCAGGGCATCCTGACCCAGGCCTCGCTGATGCCGGGCGGGGCCGCCTTTGACGAGGCGGTGGCGATTGCCAAACGTAATCCAGGCCTGCAGATCGGCCTGCACCTGACCCTGGTACAGGGCAGACCGGTGCTGCCGCCGGAGATGATTCCCGGCCTGGTTGCCGCCAACGGCTGCTTCCCGGACAATCCGGTGGCTGTGGGGATGAAGCTGTTCTTTGATCCCACCATCCGCATGCAGCTGCGTTGCGAGATCGAGGCCCAGATCCTCAAGATCAAAGAGACCGGCCTCCCCCTTTCGCACATTGACGGCCACCTCAATATCCAGATGCACCCCACGGTTTTTACACTGCTGACCGAACTGATGCCGCTGCACGGCATCACCAGCTTTCGGATTACCCGGGAGCGGTTGCTTGAAAACCTGCGGATTGATGGCTCCCGCCTGCTGGGTAAAACCATCGAGCGGGGTATCTTCGGCTCCCTGGCTCACTATGCTGAAAACACATTCAAACGCCAGGAGATCGAGACTGCGGTGGAGGTCAAGGGAGTACTCAACTCCGGCTGCATGACCGAGGCGTACCTGCTGGCCATCCTTGATCGTCTGCAACCCGGCACCTCTGAGATCTACTTTCACCCCGGCTGCCTGCCGGATGCCGAGATCAGCCGCCGGATGCCGGACTACAAGCATGCAGAAGAACTGGCCGCCCTGCTCTCACCCAAGGTGCGGGAACGGCTGCAACAGCTTGAGATTGCATTAACTAACTATCGCGGAGAGACCAAACCGTATGTTTAA
- the proC gene encoding pyrroline-5-carboxylate reductase has product MLLNSTVGFIGGGNMAEAIIKGLISGGMAPRNIIVSDPVQDRRALLASTLSVRTTDENSEVAQQAELIVLSIKPQMAASVLTALENTITAQQLVLSIMAGISTTIIEESLQNGVRVVRAMPNTPALVQAGATAICGGRRAGEADLALAKELFSLVGTVYQVGERQMDAVTGVSGSGPAYVFSFIEALSDAGVKNGLPRDVATGLAVQTVLGSAQLLQQSNEHPAVLRDRVSSPGGTTIAALHTLENGRLHGLLMDAVDAAVKRSKELAGIKLL; this is encoded by the coding sequence ATGTTACTGAACAGCACCGTAGGTTTTATCGGCGGCGGCAACATGGCAGAGGCGATCATCAAAGGCCTGATCTCCGGCGGCATGGCACCCCGCAACATCATTGTTTCAGACCCGGTCCAGGACCGCCGCGCCCTGCTTGCCTCAACCCTGTCGGTCCGCACCACTGATGAGAACAGCGAAGTCGCCCAGCAGGCCGAGCTGATCGTACTCTCGATCAAGCCCCAGATGGCAGCCAGCGTGCTCACGGCCCTTGAAAATACGATTACCGCCCAGCAGCTGGTGCTCTCCATCATGGCCGGCATCTCCACCACCATCATTGAGGAATCGCTCCAGAATGGCGTGCGGGTGGTACGGGCCATGCCCAACACCCCGGCCCTGGTACAGGCCGGCGCCACCGCCATCTGCGGCGGCAGACGGGCCGGCGAGGCCGATCTTGCCCTGGCCAAAGAACTGTTTAGCCTGGTAGGCACCGTCTACCAGGTGGGTGAACGCCAGATGGATGCCGTCACCGGCGTCTCCGGCAGCGGCCCGGCCTATGTCTTCTCCTTCATCGAGGCACTGTCCGATGCCGGGGTCAAAAACGGCCTGCCCCGCGATGTTGCCACCGGCCTGGCTGTCCAGACCGTACTGGGCTCGGCCCAGCTGCTGCAGCAGAGCAACGAACACCCGGCTGTGCTGCGAGACCGGGTCAGCTCCCCCGGCGGCACCACCATTGCCGCCCTGCATACCCTTGAAAACGGCCGTCTGCATGGCCTGCTGATGGATGCCGTGGATGCGGCGGTCAAGCGCTCCAAGGAACTGGCCGGGATCAAGCTGCTGTAG
- a CDS encoding shikimate kinase yields the protein MPRPPSNIVLIGMPGAGKSTLGVILAKLAALQFVDTDILIQTALQRSLQEIVDRDGYLALRQAEERVLLELTVHNAVIATGGSAVYSRRAMTRLKSDGLVVFLDLPLAVLERRIHNYCTRGLAKPPEQSFADMFQERRPLYSRYADITITPAGLPQEEVCGQIMAQVRTRRSGFQSR from the coding sequence ATGCCCCGGCCCCCTTCAAATATTGTCCTGATCGGCATGCCGGGAGCCGGCAAAAGTACGCTGGGGGTTATCCTGGCCAAGCTGGCTGCACTGCAGTTTGTGGATACGGATATCCTGATCCAGACCGCCCTGCAGCGCAGTCTGCAGGAGATTGTGGACAGGGACGGCTATCTGGCCCTGCGGCAGGCCGAGGAACGGGTGCTGCTGGAGTTGACGGTGCATAATGCGGTGATTGCCACCGGCGGCAGCGCCGTCTACAGCCGGCGGGCCATGACCCGGCTCAAGTCCGATGGGCTGGTGGTGTTTCTTGATCTGCCGCTGGCGGTGCTGGAGAGACGCATTCACAACTACTGCACCCGCGGCCTCGCAAAGCCTCCTGAACAGAGTTTTGCGGATATGTTTCAGGAACGCCGCCCGCTCTACAGCAGGTACGCGGATATCACGATTACCCCGGCCGGACTGCCACAGGAAGAGGTCTGCGGGCAGATCATGGCACAGGTACGGACCAGGCGGTCCGGATTTCAATCCCGATAA
- a CDS encoding IclR family transcriptional regulator has protein sequence MAKKEKSEYLIQAVSHALDLLEQFHGETDELGVTELSKRLKLHKNNVFRLLATLESRGYIEQNKVTENYRLGLKTLELGQTFIKQMGLLRQSKPVIEDLVRTCNETTYVAVLKDFHIIYLDSVETSMTVRVVPRVGSRLPAYCTAAGKVQIAYMSSDEIDHYLPNRELQKFTANTIGDREELKKQLAEIAEQGFAIDNEELDEGVKCVSAPIRDYTRRIIGAVSISGPSMRFSDERIAKELIPLATKAAEEISTKLGYQK, from the coding sequence ATGGCAAAAAAAGAAAAATCAGAATATCTTATTCAGGCAGTATCCCACGCCCTTGACCTGCTGGAGCAGTTCCACGGGGAGACCGACGAGCTGGGCGTCACCGAACTTTCAAAACGGCTGAAACTTCACAAAAACAACGTCTTCCGCCTGCTGGCAACCCTCGAATCACGTGGTTATATTGAGCAAAACAAGGTAACCGAAAACTATCGGCTTGGCCTGAAAACCCTGGAACTGGGACAAACCTTTATCAAACAGATGGGGCTTTTGCGTCAATCAAAACCGGTCATTGAAGACCTGGTCAGGACCTGCAACGAAACCACCTATGTGGCGGTACTGAAAGATTTCCACATCATTTATCTGGACAGCGTTGAAACCAGCATGACCGTCCGGGTTGTCCCCAGAGTCGGGTCCCGTCTGCCTGCCTACTGCACCGCAGCCGGCAAGGTGCAGATCGCCTATATGAGCAGCGACGAGATCGACCACTACCTGCCGAACCGCGAACTGCAGAAGTTTACTGCCAACACCATCGGAGACCGGGAAGAACTGAAAAAACAGCTGGCCGAGATTGCAGAACAGGGCTTTGCCATTGACAACGAAGAGCTTGATGAAGGGGTTAAATGCGTCAGCGCCCCGATCCGTGACTATACCCGCCGGATCATTGGAGCGGTCAGCATCTCCGGCCCATCCATGCGTTTTTCGGATGAGCGGATCGCCAAAGAACTGATCCCGCTGGCAACCAAGGCAGCAGAAGAGATCTCCACCAAGCTGGGCTACCAGAAATAG
- a CDS encoding DUF6178 family protein, whose translation MEHGISTVKTGNDPGDHPNRFHLLPFEDKRSYLGSLPAGDKVELLLEDPEATRLLRAMPPQELYWLLKEIDAADALELLGVANPRQCIFILDMELWKGWNFEEDKAVEYLGYLIQGSDEHFLELLPHLDFNLLSLLLGRELIVTGGVGDLNNDEERQTDGDHTFDDMFLIKFKNPKHAPVIGAFLELVCRFDNPLYVALMESVSGEIDIESEEECYHLKSGRLAELGFPPHDEALELYSRINPESFVPGQTKLLIQAGEAGTLPGPLLTGTTFLERVMLLTDSELFRMELSYLVNTALVADQAHLADTDQIKSVVARVYGYLNIALEQLCRGDEAKGVEILTGEHLKRLFQLGFSIVLGLKFKADRLSDTSYATGKVLLGLKSARPRYYRGLDPDGIDDYREFRELQDVRNMADFLAELKA comes from the coding sequence ATGGAGCACGGCATCAGCACAGTGAAGACAGGCAACGACCCGGGAGACCATCCGAACCGGTTCCATCTGCTGCCGTTTGAAGACAAACGCAGCTATCTGGGCAGCCTGCCCGCCGGGGACAAAGTGGAGCTGCTGCTGGAAGACCCAGAGGCCACCAGGCTGCTGCGGGCAATGCCGCCCCAGGAGCTGTACTGGCTGCTCAAGGAGATCGATGCTGCCGATGCACTGGAGCTGCTGGGGGTGGCAAACCCACGTCAGTGTATCTTTATTCTGGATATGGAACTCTGGAAGGGCTGGAACTTTGAAGAGGACAAGGCGGTCGAATATCTCGGTTATCTCATTCAGGGGTCTGATGAGCATTTTCTGGAACTGCTGCCCCATCTGGATTTTAACCTGCTTTCCCTGTTGCTGGGCAGGGAGCTGATTGTCACAGGAGGGGTCGGTGATCTTAATAACGATGAAGAACGCCAGACAGACGGGGATCATACCTTTGATGATATGTTCCTGATCAAGTTCAAGAACCCCAAACATGCCCCGGTAATCGGCGCCTTTCTTGAGCTGGTCTGCCGCTTTGACAATCCACTGTATGTGGCGCTGATGGAAAGCGTCAGCGGCGAGATCGATATCGAATCGGAAGAGGAGTGCTATCACCTGAAATCAGGACGTCTGGCCGAGCTGGGGTTCCCACCCCATGATGAGGCGCTGGAGCTCTATTCCCGCATCAACCCGGAGAGCTTTGTCCCCGGCCAGACCAAACTGCTGATACAGGCCGGTGAAGCGGGTACGCTGCCCGGGCCCCTGTTGACCGGCACGACTTTTTTGGAACGGGTGATGCTGCTGACGGACTCGGAGCTCTTCCGGATGGAGCTGAGTTACCTCGTCAATACGGCCCTGGTGGCAGACCAGGCCCACCTGGCCGACACGGACCAGATAAAATCAGTCGTTGCAAGGGTGTACGGTTATCTGAACATCGCTCTGGAGCAGCTCTGCCGGGGGGATGAGGCCAAGGGGGTGGAGATCCTTACCGGTGAACATCTGAAACGGCTGTTCCAGCTGGGGTTCAGCATCGTGCTTGGCCTGAAGTTCAAGGCGGACAGACTTTCAGATACAAGCTATGCCACCGGCAAGGTCCTGCTGGGTCTGAAGAGCGCCAGACCGCGCTACTACCGCGGCCTTGATCCGGACGGTATTGACGACTACCGGGAATTCCGGGAGCTGCAGGATGTCAGGAACATGGCTGATTTTCTTGCAGAGCTGAAGGCCTGA
- a CDS encoding alpha-amylase family protein, with the protein MYDVILHAFDWRYKDNEVNAQRIGDMGFGAVLFPPPLYSDENGQEWWQRYQPRDYRVIRSYLGRKADLKRAVDALKKCGVRAYADVVFNHMANENRRDRFNFPGEAVLQRYSSAEEGAGFKDDCLYGNLNEGLFSPDEFNKLGEIKNYNDPWEVEEGSLGGLPDLEFCDKVVQQQRECLSALNGLGFSGYRIDALKHLPVAHLEAVFETEGMQDKFVFGEVLTFNDNQEATFLWPVMKTTDFPCYDFVLQETLRKAFAPSGSMRELVDPAAFGQALPWYRAVTVAVTHDIPNNDGFRGVLLEPQDEYLAHVYLMGRDGGVPLVYSDNNQSAGRYPEDRDRWADAWQRHDIAAMIRFHNAVHGMPQRALYEADGFLVFARGDRGIVAINKTNKWQHPVIWTRGMRQGKYRCQIHGHEMNVTGDTFVFAIPPREAQMWLYSGD; encoded by the coding sequence ATGTACGACGTCATTTTGCACGCCTTTGACTGGCGCTACAAGGATAACGAAGTCAATGCCCAACGGATCGGGGATATGGGCTTCGGTGCGGTGTTATTTCCACCGCCGCTCTATAGCGATGAAAATGGTCAGGAGTGGTGGCAACGCTACCAGCCCAGGGATTACCGTGTGATTCGCTCGTATCTCGGGCGCAAGGCAGATCTCAAGCGTGCTGTTGACGCGCTTAAGAAGTGCGGGGTGCGGGCCTATGCGGATGTGGTCTTCAATCACATGGCCAATGAGAACCGCAGAGATCGCTTCAATTTCCCGGGCGAAGCGGTGCTGCAACGCTACTCGAGTGCAGAAGAAGGGGCGGGATTCAAGGATGATTGCCTGTATGGCAACCTGAACGAGGGGCTGTTCTCACCGGATGAATTCAACAAGCTCGGCGAAATAAAGAACTACAATGACCCATGGGAGGTCGAAGAAGGCAGTCTGGGTGGGCTGCCTGATCTTGAATTCTGTGACAAGGTGGTGCAGCAGCAGCGTGAGTGCCTGAGTGCGCTGAACGGGCTTGGCTTTTCCGGTTACCGGATCGATGCCTTGAAACATCTGCCGGTTGCCCATCTGGAGGCGGTATTTGAAACGGAAGGAATGCAGGACAAGTTCGTTTTCGGCGAGGTTCTGACCTTCAATGATAATCAGGAAGCCACGTTCCTCTGGCCGGTGATGAAAACGACCGATTTTCCCTGCTACGACTTTGTGTTGCAGGAAACCCTGCGCAAGGCATTCGCGCCATCAGGCAGCATGCGTGAACTGGTGGACCCCGCCGCCTTCGGTCAGGCCCTGCCCTGGTACCGGGCGGTGACGGTGGCCGTCACCCATGACATCCCCAACAACGATGGTTTTCGCGGGGTCTTGCTGGAGCCCCAGGATGAATATCTGGCCCACGTCTATCTGATGGGACGGGACGGCGGGGTGCCGCTGGTCTATTCCGACAACAACCAGAGCGCCGGCCGTTATCCCGAAGACAGGGACCGCTGGGCCGATGCCTGGCAGCGTCACGATATTGCCGCCATGATCCGCTTCCATAACGCCGTGCATGGCATGCCGCAACGTGCTCTGTACGAAGCGGACGGATTTCTGGTCTTTGCCCGGGGAGATCGTGGCATCGTCGCCATCAACAAGACCAACAAGTGGCAGCATCCGGTCATCTGGACCCGGGGAATGCGGCAGGGAAAATACCGCTGCCAGATTCACGGCCACGAAATGAACGTGACCGGCGATACTTTCGTCTTTGCCATTCCACCCCGCGAGGCGCAGATGTGGCTGTATTCGGGGGATTGA
- a CDS encoding universal stress protein translates to MLNLRKKILVAIDGSPYSDKAAEEAVRMAAGNRSQFKSKVFALLVVPNAQSSSYSDFVPVKPLTETEQWDELRKRIFYIVEKSAAEYDVPLEMIVEAGEPAEKLVEFARQEGVDVIVIGSSGKGFLERRLKGSVSRRVAELAPCSVYLVRA, encoded by the coding sequence ATGCTGAACTTGAGAAAGAAAATTCTGGTGGCAATTGACGGTTCGCCGTACTCGGATAAGGCGGCTGAAGAGGCGGTTCGGATGGCGGCAGGTAATCGCAGCCAGTTCAAAAGCAAGGTCTTTGCCCTGTTGGTGGTACCCAATGCCCAGAGTTCCAGCTATTCCGACTTCGTACCGGTCAAGCCGTTGACCGAGACCGAACAGTGGGATGAGCTGCGTAAGCGGATCTTCTATATTGTCGAAAAGTCTGCTGCCGAATACGATGTGCCCCTTGAGATGATTGTTGAGGCAGGTGAACCGGCGGAAAAGCTGGTGGAATTTGCCAGGCAGGAGGGAGTGGACGTGATCGTGATCGGCAGTTCCGGTAAAGGTTTTCTGGAGCGTCGTCTGAAGGGCTCTGTCTCCCGCCGGGTGGCTGAGCTGGCACCCTGCTCGGTGTATCTGGTGCGGGCATAA
- a CDS encoding polysaccharide deacetylase family protein, with amino-acid sequence MSRFVLVLVVLLSLSCPAFSSVAPDVSVPILLYHRFGPTVADGMTITTPVFESHMKYLHDNGYKVIPLRQLVLWYQGKAAAPRPKSVIIVEDDAHKTVYSDMLPIIKKYRYPVTIFVYPSAISNAKYAMTWDQLRELKKTGLFDIQSHTYWHPNFKREKRKLAPAAYDKLVLEQLLKSRKKLEQEVGGPVDLLAWPFGIYDDHLLQKAKEAGFVSTFSIERRHATAREKLQILPRYLLVNADKEKAFAQLMQGNAVKRNVAY; translated from the coding sequence ATGTCCCGTTTTGTGCTTGTTCTGGTTGTGCTGCTTTCCCTGTCCTGTCCCGCTTTTTCTTCCGTAGCTCCTGACGTCTCTGTCCCGATCCTGCTCTACCACCGCTTTGGTCCCACCGTGGCCGATGGCATGACCATCACCACCCCGGTCTTTGAATCCCATATGAAGTATCTGCATGACAACGGCTACAAGGTGATCCCGCTGCGCCAGCTGGTCCTGTGGTATCAAGGTAAAGCCGCGGCCCCCAGGCCAAAATCCGTGATCATTGTCGAGGATGATGCCCATAAGACGGTCTACAGCGACATGCTGCCGATCATCAAGAAATACCGCTACCCGGTCACGATCTTTGTCTACCCGTCGGCCATCTCAAATGCCAAGTACGCCATGACCTGGGATCAGCTGCGCGAGCTGAAAAAGACCGGGCTGTTTGATATCCAGTCCCACACCTACTGGCACCCCAACTTCAAACGTGAAAAGCGCAAGCTGGCTCCGGCAGCCTATGACAAGCTGGTGCTGGAGCAGTTGCTGAAGTCGCGCAAGAAGCTGGAACAGGAGGTGGGTGGACCGGTGGATTTGCTGGCCTGGCCGTTCGGTATTTATGATGATCACCTGCTGCAAAAAGCCAAAGAAGCCGGCTTTGTCAGCACCTTCTCCATTGAGCGCCGTCATGCCACGGCCAGGGAGAAGCTGCAGATTCTGCCCCGTTACCTGCTGGTGAATGCCGATAAGGAAAAGGCCTTTGCTCAGTTGATGCAGGGGAATGCGGTGAAGAGGAATGTGGCGTATTAG
- a CDS encoding EamA family transporter has product MFKTIVIMLLAVTAGTVGDILLAKGMKQLGDLSTMNLRGIMEVAFRAMTEWKIVVGTAMLALFFFLWLAVLSWEDLSVALPMQALNYVLVAVLAKYILHEEVSPLRWGGIALVCIGVMLITKSSTSDKKPATELAQPIPIESRTGDT; this is encoded by the coding sequence ATGTTTAAGACCATTGTCATTATGCTGCTGGCCGTCACCGCCGGTACGGTCGGCGATATCCTGCTGGCTAAAGGGATGAAACAGCTGGGAGACCTCTCCACCATGAACCTGCGCGGCATCATGGAGGTGGCCTTCCGGGCCATGACTGAATGGAAGATAGTGGTGGGCACCGCCATGCTGGCGCTGTTCTTCTTCCTCTGGCTGGCAGTGCTTTCCTGGGAAGACCTCTCGGTGGCCCTGCCGATGCAGGCCCTCAACTACGTGCTGGTGGCGGTACTGGCAAAATATATCCTGCACGAAGAGGTTTCTCCCTTACGCTGGGGCGGTATTGCGCTGGTCTGTATCGGGGTGATGCTGATCACCAAGAGCAGCACCAGTGACAAGAAGCCGGCAACAGAACTGGCACAGCCAATCCCAATCGAAAGCAGAACCGGAGACACCTAA